From the genome of Populus alba chromosome 10, ASM523922v2, whole genome shotgun sequence, one region includes:
- the LOC118060181 gene encoding exocyst complex component EXO70A1, with amino-acid sequence MSQVDGIDNLVASRLVLKTSLENSRALASAFDSTGQRLEGMKQRLPSLEAAVRHVPRQKCTFVAIREHIDRAIGPAAAVLKVYDIIQELHKSLLSHPCSDLSTYLLMVKQLEESLKFLADNCRLAIQWLEAILEFLEDNAVHDDLYILNLNKSLSILQELQATDKHARLGGGILCAALDKLEIEFKQILVENCICVVLDSFSSSIRNQASIAPSPLPVDVIQKLQAIVERLDADNRLEKCISTYVEARCLNTMRSFQALDLDYLNHSFNEFDDVQDVECYVDQWCKHLQLAVKQVFETEYKLCSDVFEKNGPEVWMDCFAKIVTQSGILSFLRFGKKITECKNDPVKLMKLLDIFAMLDNLRVDFNRLFGGSACNEIQTMTRDLLKGVVNGACEIFWELPIQVELQRRSSPPLDGSVPRLVSFVTDYCNHLLGDDYRPLLTQILTIQQSWKQEKYQEELVTNQIYYIIKQIGLNLDAWSKAHYDLTLSYLFMTNNHCHFCRLKGTNLGGLMGDSWLKAHEQYRDYYMTLYLRESWGKIFASLSQESRILSSPTRGFVGDLVKKRLKSFNEEFDHMYQKQSSWVVPCEDLRLKMCKLVVQAYVPVYRSYLQDYGFQAETDASPSRHVKYTTQGLEAMLSSLFQPKLSKSGGTKHNRLIGKIKDMVTDNFRLALMAV; translated from the coding sequence ATGTCTCAAGTGGATGGCATTGACAATCTTGTAGCTTCCAGGTTAGTCTTGAAGACCAGTTTAGAGAATTCAAGAGCTCTTGCCTCTGCTTTTGACAGTACAGGCCAAAGATTGGAGGGGATGAAACAAAGATTACCATCTCTGGAAGCCGCTGTTAGACATGTCCCCAGGCAAAAGTGCACATTTGTTGCAATTAGAGAGCATATTGATCGTGCCATTGGTCCTGCCGCAGCGGTGCTAAAGGTGTATGATATCATTCAAGAGCTCCACAAGTCACTATTGTCTCACCCTTGTTCTGATCTTTCAACTTACCTGCTAATGGTGAAACAGCTTGAGGAATCGTTGAAATTTCTGGCTGATAACTGCAGGCTAGCAATTCAGTGGCTGGAGGCTATTCTTGAGTTTCTGGAAGATAATGCAGTTCATGATGATCTTTACATCTTGAACCTCAACAAGTCATTGAGCATCCTGCAAGAGTTGCAAGCCACTGACAAACATGCTCGGCTCGGTGGGGGGATTCTCTGTGCTGCATTGGACAAACTAGAAATTGAATTCAAGCAGATTCTTGTGGAGAACTGCATTTGTGTTGTTTTGGATTCTTTCTCATCTTCTATTAGAAATCAAGCCTCCATTGCCCCATCTCCTCTTCCAGTGGATGTTATACAGAAGCTTCAGGCTATTGTTGAGAGGCTAGATGCAGATAACAGGCTTGAGAAATGCATTTCGACTTATGTTGAAGCTCGGTGTCTGAATACCATGAGAAGTTTTCAAGCTCTTGACTTGGATTACCTCAACCACTCATTCAACGAATTTGATGATGTGCAAGATGTTGAGTGTTACGTTGATCAATGGTGCAAGCATTTGCAGTTGGCTGTAAAGCAAGTTTTTGAAACTGAGTATAAGCTTTGCAGTGACGTGTTTGAGAAGAATGGACCAGAAGTTTGGATGGATTGCTTCGCGAAAATCGTTACACAATCTGGAATTCTTTCTTTCCTCCGCTTTGGAAAGAAGATTACAGAGTGTAAGAATGATCCAGTCAAGCTCATGAAGCTACTGGACATTTTTGCGATGTTGGACAATCTGAGAGTGGATTTCAACAGACTTTTTGGAGGGTCAGCATGCAATGAAATCCAGACTATGACTAGGGATCTCCTCAAGGGAGTTGTTAATGGAGCTTGTGAGATTTTCTGGGAACTTCCGATCCAAGTGGAGCTGCAAAGGCGAAGTTCTCCTCCTTTAGATGGTAGTGTTCCAAGGCTAGTAAGCTTTGTAACCGATTACTGTAATCATCTACTAGGGGATGATTATAGGCCACTATTGACTCAGATTCTGACAATTCAACAGAGTTGGAAACAAGAGAAGTACCAAGAGGAACTCGTTACCAACCAGATTTATTACATAATAAAACAGATTGGTCTAAACTTGGATGCATGGTCAAAAGCCCACTATGATCTCACACTGTCCTACCTTTTCATGACGAACAACCATTGTCATTTTTGCAGGTTGAAAGGGACAAATCTTGGAGGTTTGATGGGAGATTCTTGGTTGAAAGCTCATGAACAGTATAGGGACTATTACATGACTCTTTACCTGAGAGAAAGCTGGGGGAAAATATTTGCTTCTCTTAGCCAAGAGAGTCGAATTTTATCTTCTCCCACTAGGGGATTTGTGGGGGATTTGGTCAAGAAGAGACTGAAGTCATTCAATGAGGAGTTTGATCACATGTACCAGAAGCAATCCAGTTGGGTTGTTCCCTGCGAAGACTTGAGGCTGAAGATGTGTAAACTTGTTGTCCAGGCTTATGTACCTGTTTACAGGAGCTACTTGCAGGACTATGGATTCCAGGCTGAAACTGATGCTAGTCCCAGCAGACATGTGAAATACACTACGCAAGGTTTGGAAGCCATGCTCAGCTCTCTCTTCCAGCCAAAGCTAAGCAAGTCTGGAGGCACCAAACACAACCGTTTGATTggtaaaataaaagacatggTGACAGATAACTTTCGCTTGGCACTAATGGCTGTATAA
- the LOC118060178 gene encoding glutamyl-tRNA reductase-binding protein, chloroplastic, with protein sequence MHLQTQSLTTNLPLPSLFLPKPSTTKPHQFTPLKQQKPYPQFSLKCSLSTVSSEPPTHVVGSSNDKPFPAEVSRTIMELSSVGTLSTLTPDGWPLSVGVRFAVDDDGIPILCLSDSYRQFSVDRRSSLHVQLEQSGMRTPQCTIQGSLDKPEDTKLLKWAHSMWKKRFGEEVKDELIYVVAMERVLQMEDFMEDGVWVSSSDYKNASPDPLRDFAEAFVNEINDKNMEDVSRFCNVYVDLDVQVSEAKMIWVDRLGFDMRLWSPQKGAFDVRIPFPREVTDVKGAKSSFNGMSQLAWEVEKNYQTLNFKKVQQLKQITHKGL encoded by the exons ATGCATCTCCAAACCCAATCTCTCACCACTAACTTacctctcccttctctctttctcccaAAACCATCAACAACAAAGCCCCACCAATTCACACCACTAAAGCAGCAAAAACCATATCCCCAATTCTCCTTAAAATGCTCTCTTTCAACTGTATCATCTGAGCCACCTACTCATGTTGTTGGATCCTCAAATGATAAGCCCTTTCCTGCTGAAGTTTCAAGAACCATCATGGAGTTATCTTCAGTTGGCACTCTTTCTACTTTGACCCCAGATGGCTGGCCTTTGAGTGTTGGTGTTAGGTTTGCTGTTGATGATGATGGCATTCCTATTCTGTGCTTGAGTGATTCTTATAGACAGTTTTCTGTTGATAGAAGGTCCAGTCTTCATGTTCAG TTAGAGCAATCTGGAATGAGGACACCTCAGTGTACGATTCAAGGAAGCCTTGACAAGCCTGAGGACACAAAGCTTTtgaag TGGGCTCATTCAATGTGGAAAAAGAGATTTGGAGAAGAAGTTAAGGATGAACTTATTTATGTTGTGGCCATGGAGCGTGTACTTCAGATGGAAGACTTCATGGAG GATGGTGTATGGGTCTCATCATCTGATTATAAAAATGCTAGCCCTGATCCACTCCGAGACTTTGCAGAAGCATTTGTCAATGAGATCAATGACAAGAACATGGAAGATGTTAGCCGCTTTTGCAACGTATATGTTGATTTGGACGTCCAG GTGTCAGAAGCGAAGATGATATGGGTTGATAGGCTAGGCTTTGACATGCGTCTTTGGTCTCCTCAGAAAGGCGCGTTTGATGTCCGAATTCCTTTCCCAAGAGAAGTGACTGATGTAAAGGGTGCCAAGTCCTCATTCAATGGTATGTCACAGCTAGCTTGGGAGGTGGAAAAAAACTATCAGACGCTGAACTTTAAGAAGGTGCAACAATTAAAGCAGATAACACACAAGGGATTGTAA
- the LOC118060182 gene encoding protein MANNAN SYNTHESIS-RELATED 2, with protein sequence MGVDLRQVVAGVLTLTMFVMLGNMIKRDHFDSVEGKFPGARDVEFDSEKVSEQGLVTFSKKSTNGPWVEGGLELKPCWKESNFDDVESKGFVTFSLTNGPEYHVSQIADAVVVARYIGATLVLPDIRGNKPGDERKFEEIYDVEKFVKSLVGVVKVVKGLPEDVSIRDFAVVKVPNRVSEDHIAEQIEPVFRTNSNVRLATFFPSVNMRKTTKTSASDPVACLAMFGTLELQPEVNEVVDSMIERLRTLSRKSDGRFIAVDLRVEILDKKGCHGSSATGTKSCFNAQEIAIFLRKIGFGKDTTIYLTQPRWDESLDVLKDIFPKTYTKESILPADKKAKFLESEDSEFEKVIDFYMCSQSDVFVPAISGLFYANVAGKRIASGKTQILVPADIPGTSSSVTNHFSPYISKKNHLAHSCFC encoded by the exons atgGGCGTGGATTTGAGACAGGTGGTTGCTGGGGTGCTGACTCTAACTATGTTTGTAATGCTTGGTAACATGATCAAGAGAGACCATTTTGATTCTGTCGAG GGGAAATTTCCTGGAGCCAGGGACGTCGAGTTTGATAGTGAGAAGGTTTCAGAGCAGGGTCTTGTGACATTTTCGAAAAAGAGTACAAATGGGCCATGGGTGGAGGGTGGCCTAGAGCTAAAACCATGTTGGAAAGAGTCGAATTTTG ATGATGTAGAGTCAAAAGGGTTTGTCACTTTCTCATTAACTAATGGTCCTGAGTACCATGTCTCACAG ATTGCTGATGCAGTTGTAGTAGCAAGATATATTGGGGCAACTCTTGTACTTCCTGACATTAGGGGGAACAAACCAGGAGATGAAAG GAAGTTTGAAGAAATATATGATGTTGAGAAATTTGTTAAAAGCCTAGTCGGGGTAGTCAAAGTAGTTAAAGGTCTGCCCGAGGATGTATCAATTCGAGATTTTGCTGTTGTCAAGGTCCCTAATCGAGTTTCAGAGGATCACATTGCTGAGCAAATCGAACCAGTCTTTAGAACAAATAGCAACGTAAGACTGGCTACATTCTTCCCTTCAGTAAATATGAGAAAGACCACAAAAACAAGTGCCAGTGATCCAGTTGCATGTTTGGCAATGTTTGGAACTTTAGAGTTGCAGCCAGAGGTTAATGAAGTGGTTGACTCCATGATTGAGCGACTAAGAACATTGAGTCGCAAATCTGATGGACGATTTATTGCTGTTGACTTGAGAGTTGAGATATTGGACAAGAAAGGTTGCCATGGAAGCAGTGCAACTGGAACAAAGAGTTGTTTTAATGCACAGGAGATTGCCATATTTTTGAGGAAGATTGGATTTGGCAAGGATACCACAATCTACCTCACTCAGCCAAGATGGGATGAAAGCCTTGATGTTCTGAAAGATATATTCCCAAAAACTTATACAAAG GAAAGCATATTGCCTGCAGATAAGAAGGCAAAATTCCTTGAATCTGAAGATTCAGAGTTTGAGAAGGTTATTGACTTCTACATGTGTTCTCAAAGTGATGTCTTTGTACCAGCCATCTCTGGCCTATTCTATGCCAACGTAGCTGGTAAGAGAATAGCATCCGGTAAGACTCAAATACTTGTTCCAGCTGACATTCCTGGCACCTCTTCCTCTGTTACCAACCATTTCTCCCCCTATATCTCCAAGAAGAACCACTTGGCACATTCCTGTTTTTGCTAG
- the LOC118059814 gene encoding uncharacterized protein, producing MVATPLSVIGILREAITVLARNGKFMLQVMLTILFPFSLIGLLHYLLAGFLIEKVEDSYENNSPHGQKDVRTLIGLEIAFFAALFFVCFFGIMLSIHASASSYLGKNTGLNDLISTIHYAWKKPLITWLCVSLFTLTYAVLAIVLIKLVSLLDPNSYAIYLWGWFLTILATLFYLYLDASWTLALVISVLENDSCGTKGLKRSEKLIRGRKIQGFLLMFILTVLVVPIYVLLYVTATGDDDDELGPFAEFAFRFVATVLFCLSKFFVSVVFTVFYYECKQSEGEIVVMELGVGYSLAPHKLQVEF from the exons ATGGTTGCAACCCCATTGAGTGTGATTGGAATCTTGAGGGAAGCCATTACAGTACTAGCAAGAAATGGGAAGTTCATGCTCCAAGTCATGCTTACCATactctttcctttctctcttattGGCCTGCTTCACTATCTTTTAGCAggctttttaattgaaaaggtTGAGGATAGCTATGAGAACAATTCACCTCATGGTCAAAAAGATGTAAGAACTCTTATAGGGcttgaaattgctttttttGCTGCTTTATT CTTTGTATGCTTCTTCGGAATTATGCTATCGATTCATGCATCAGCTTCTAGCTATCTTGGTAAAAATACGGGGCTGAATGATCTGATTTCGACTATCCATTATGCCTGGAAGAAACCATTGATCACTTGGCTATGTGTTTCTCTTTTTACATTGACTTATGCTGTTTTAGCTATAGTCTTGATCAAATTGGTCAGCCTGCTTGATCCTAACAGTTATGCTATTTATCTGTGGGGTTGGTTCTTGACAATTCTGGCTACCCTTTTTTACCTTTATCTTGATGCGAGCTGGACTCTTGCACTTGTGATCTCAGTTTTGGAAAATGATTCTTGCGGGACAAAGGGACTAAAAAGATCAGAAAAACTTATCAGAGGAAGAAAAATTCAAGGGTTTCTCCTTATGTTCATTTTAACTGTACTTGTTGTCCCAATCTATGTTCTGCTCTATGTTACAGCAactggtgatgatgatgatgagcttGGTCCCTTCGCTGAGTTTGCTTTTAGGTTTGTGGCAACAGTTCTCTTCTGCCTATCTAAGTTCTTTGTCTCAGTGGTTTTTACTGTGTTCTACTATGAATGTAAGCAGAGTGAGGGAGAGATAGTAGTTATGGAGTTGGGAGTTGGGTACAGTTTAGCTCCTCATAAACTTCAAGTTGAATTCTAG
- the LOC118060183 gene encoding calcium-transporting ATPase 9, plasma membrane-type: MSSSCSSNGLLPSSASPREQDDLEARPTKEFEHDDHDLIDESDPFDISQTKNAPIEILRQWRQAALVLNACRRFRYTLDLKREDEKEKRRRMIRSQAQVVRAALLFRLAGEQQIVLGPSATPPTATGDYAIGLEQLASITRFHNFSSLQQYGGAKGLSNMLKTNLVTGITGDEDDLIKRRNAFGTNRYPQKKGRSFLRFLWEAWQDLTLIILIVAAIASLGLGIKTEGLSHGWYDGASISFAVILVIIVTAVSDYRQSLQFQNLNQEKQNIQLEVMRGGRTMKMSIFDIVVGDVVPLKIGDQVPADGLLITGHSLAIDESSMTGESKIVHKNQKAPFLMSGCKVADGFGTMLVTGVGINTEWGLLMASVSEDTGEETPLQVRLNGLATFIGIVGLAVALSVLAVLLGRYFTGNTKNPDGSVQFIKGETKVSKAIDGVIKILTVAVTIVVVAVPEGLPLAVTLTLAYSMRKMMADKALVRRLSACETMGSSTTICSDKTGTLTLNQMTVVEAYIGKQKINPPDNPLNLHSEVSSLLCEGIAQNTTGNVFVPKDGGDVEISGSPTEKAILSWALKLGMKFDALRSESKILHVFPFNSEKKQGGVAVQTTDSKVHIHWKGAAEMVLASCTRYLDSNGSLQSIDKDMDFIKASIDDMAACSLRCVAIAYRPYDLDKVPTDIESLEKWVLPEDELVLLAIVGIKDPCRPGVKDAVRVCTAAGVKVRMVTGDNIQTAKAIALECGILSSGADATEPNIIEGKVFRAYSEKEREIIAKKITVMGRSSPNDKLLLVQALRKGGEVVAVTGDGTNDAPALHEADIGLSMGIQGTEVAKESSDIVILDDNFASVVKVVRWGRSVYANIQKFIQFQLTVNVGALVINVVAAVSSGDVPLNTVQLLWVNLIMDTLGALALATEPPTDHLMHRTPVGRREPLITNIMWRNLLIQALYQVVVLLVLNFRGLSILNLNHDDRKHATIVKNTMIFNAFVLCQVFNEFNARKPDQINVFKGVTKNRLFMGIVGFTIILQIILIEFTGDFTTTVRLNWKQWLICVAIGIVSWPLAAVGKLLPVPKTPLSKHFRKPFRRSRTAWNA; this comes from the exons ATGAGTAGCAGTTGTTCGTCTAATGGATTGTTGCCTTCTTCAGCATCCCCCCGGGAACAGGATGACTTGGAGGCGAGACCTACTAAGGAGTTTGAACATGATGATCATGATTTGATAGATGAATCTGATCCTTTTGATATTTCCCAGACCAAGAACGCTCCTATCGAGATTCTTCGCCAATGGAGg CAAGCAGCGCTTGTGTTGAATGCTTGCCGGCGTTTTCGGTACACCTTGGACTTGAAAAGAGAAGacgagaaagagaaaagaagaaggatgaTCAGATCCCAAGCACAAGTCGTAAGG GCGGCATTACTCTTTCGGTTGGCAGGGGAACAGCAAATTG TGCTGGGTCCCTCAGCTACACCTCCAACTGCTACTGGTGATTATGCAATTGGACTGGAGCAGCTTGCTTCAATCACcaggtttcataatttttcttctctgcaACAATATGGCGGT GCCAAAGGGTTGTCAAATATGCTGAAAACCAATCTTGTGACTGGTATTACTGGAGATGAGGATGATTTGATAAAGCGTAGGAATGCATTTGGAACAAATAGATATCCTCAGAAAAAAGGACGCAGTTTTTTG AGATTCCTGTGGGAAGCTTGGCAAGATTTAACCCTCATCATTTTGATTGTAGCTGCCATTGCATCATTGGGACTGGGAATCAAGACAGAG GGTTTGTCACATGGATGGTATGATGGGGCGAGCATCTCTTTTGCTGTTATTCTTGTCATAATTGTTACAG CTGTTAGCGATTACCGTCAATCTCTGcagtttcaaaatttaaatcagGAAAAGCAAAACATACAGTTAGAG GTTATGAGGGGTGGAAGAACGATGAAAATGTCaatatttgatattgttgttGGTGATGTTGTACCTCTTAAAATAGGTGATCAG GTTCCAGCTGATGGACTCTTGATTACCGGCCATTCTCTTGCCATAGATGAATCTAGCATGACTGGTGAAAGCAAGATT GTTCACAAGAATCAGAAGGCTCCCTTTTTGATGTCTGGTTGTAAAGTAGCAGATGGTTTCGGCACTATGCTG GTAACTGGTGTTGGAATCAATACTGAATGGGGGTTGTTGATGGCGAGCGTCTCAGAGGATACTGGTGAAGAGACTCCCTTGCAG GTACGATTGAATGGACTTGCAACTTTTATTGGCATTGTTGGGCTTGCTGTAGCTCTTTCTGTGCTTGCTGTCCTTTTGGGCCG ATACTTTActggaaatacaaaaaatcctGATGGAAGTGTCCAGTTTATCAAAGGAGAGACAAAGGTCAGCAAAGCAATAGACGGAGTGATAAAGATCCTTACCGTTGCA GTTACAATTGTGGTTGTTGCTGTTCCCGAGGGACTTCCATTGGCTGTTACCTTGAC TCTGGCATATTCAATGCGGAAAATGATGGCAGATAAAGCCTTG GTTCGTAGGCTTTCAGCATGTGAAACTATGGGCTCTTCAACAACAATTTGCAGTGATAAGACTGGAACATTGACATTAAATCAG ATGACTGTAGTTGAGGCTTACATTGGGAAACAGAAGATAAACCCTCCAGATAACCCCTTAAATTTGCACTCAGAAGTTAGCTCTTTGTTGTGCGAGGGTATTGCACAGAACACCACCGGCAATGTTTTTGTTCCCAAG GATGGTGGAGATGTAGAGATTTCTGGATCTCCAACTGAAAAAGCTATCCTCTCTTGGGCACTCAAG TTGGGGATGAAGTTTGATGCTCTTAGATCAGAGTCCAAAATCCTTCATGTTTTCCCTTTCAATTCTGAGAAAAAGCAAGGTGGTGTTGCTGTACAAACG ACTGATTCTAAAGTTCACATACATTGGAAAGGAGCAGCTGAGATGGTTCTTGCCTCTTGTACCAGATATCTTGATTCAAATGGTTCACTGCAATCCATTGATAAAGATATG GATTTTATCAAGGCCTCTATTGATGACATGGCTGCCTGCAGCTTGCGCTGTGTTGCTATTGCATATAGACCATATGATTTGGACAAAGTTCCTACTGATATAGAGAGCTTGGAAAAATGGGTTTTGCCTGAAGATGAACTTGTTTTGCTTGCTATTGTCGGCATTAAG GATCCTTGCCGCCCAGGTGTAAAAGATGCAGTTAGAGTATGCACAGCAGCTGGTGTAAAG GTACGAATGGTTACTGGAGACAATATTCAGACAGCAAAAGCTATAGCTTTGGAGTGTGGGATTCTCAGTTCTGGTGCTGATGCTACAGAGCCTAATATCATTGAAGGAAAAGTATTCCGTGCATattcagaaaaagaaagagaaataattGCCAAGAAAATAACG GTGATGGGGAGGTCATCTCCCAATGACAAGCTTTTACTTGTGCAAGCCCTTCGTAAGGGAGGGGAAGTTGTAGCTGTGACTGGAGATGGCACAAATGATGCTCCCGCACTTCATGAG GCTGATATAGGCCTTTCTATGGGCATTCAAGGGACTGAAGTTGCAAAAGAGAGCTCGGATATTGTTATCTTGGATGATAATTTTGCTTCAGTTGTAAAG GTTGTTCGTTGGGGGCGTTCTGTGTATGCCAACATTCAGAAATTTATCCAATTCCAGCTTACTGTTAATGTTGGAGCTTTAGTGATCAATGTTGTTGCTGCGGTCTCTTCTGGTGATGTTCCTCTAAATACAGTGcag CTTCTATGGGTCAATCTTATCATGGACACTCTCGGGGCACTTGCATTGGCTACAGAACCACCAACAGATCACCTTATGCATAGGACACCAGTTGGTCGAAG GGAACCTCTCATAACAAACATCATGTGGAGGAACTTGCTCATACAG gcTCTATATCAAGTTGTTGTTCTCCTTGTGCTCAACTTCCGGGGCTTGAGTATTCTCAATTTGAATCACGACGACAGGAAACATGCTACAATTGTGAAGAATACAATGATATTCAATGCATTTGTTCTCTGTCAA GTTTTCAATGAGTTCAATGCTCGAAAGCCAGATCAAATAAATGTATTTAAAGGAGTAACAAAAAACCGCTTGTTTATGGGAATAGTTGGATTCACCATCATCCTTCAG ATAATCCTCATTGAATTCACTGGAGACTTTACCACAACTGTGAGACTTAATTGGAAACAATGGCTTATATGCGTTGCCATTGGCATTGTCAG CTGGCCTCTTGCTGCGGTTGGAAAACTCCTTCCAGTACCAAAGACTCCACTATCCAAGCACTTTAGAAAGCCATTTCGACGATCAAGAACTGCTTGGAATGCATAG
- the LOC118059815 gene encoding LOB domain-containing protein 24, which yields MSNSTRCAACRFLRRRCRQDCVLAPYFPPTNPQRFANVHKVFGASKITELLKQLPVHLRYDAAECMSIEAASRARDPVYGCAGVISQLQQHIIDVQSELVKIKGELAVHNAQQQLQLENGERASEQQQDELLWLGSTQHDPLNLDQLLIQANDYQKSHF from the exons ATGTCCAATTCAACAAGATGTGCAGCTTGCAGATTTTTGAGAAGAAGATGTCGTCAAGATTGTGTCTTGGCTCCATATTTTCCTCCAACCAATCCCCAAAGATTTGCTAATGTCCATAAAGTCTTCGGTGCCAGCAAGATTACTGAATTGCTAAAg CAACTTCCAGTGCATTTACGTTATGATGCAGCAGAATGCATGTCAATTGAGGCAGCATCACGTGCGAGAGACCCAGTTTATGGATGTGCTGGAGTCATATCTCAGCTGCAACAACATATAATTGATGTTCAATCTGAGTTGGTGAAGATAAAGGGTGAATTAGCAGTTCACAATGCTCAGCAACAACTACAACTAGAAAATGGAGAGAGAGCTAGTGAGCAGCAACAAGATGAACTTTTATGGCTCGGTTCGACTCAACATGACCCTTTGAATTTGGATCAACTGCTAATCCAAGCAAATGATTACCAAAAATCCCACTTTTAG